The following are from one region of the Lonchura striata isolate bLonStr1 chromosome 26, bLonStr1.mat, whole genome shotgun sequence genome:
- the LDLRAP1 gene encoding low density lipoprotein receptor adapter protein 1 translates to MDALRSAGRALLRSPSGHRAAWAGGRHRKLPENWTDTRETLLEGMLFSLKYLGMTLVEQPKGEELSAAAVKRIVATAKASGKKLQKVTLKVSPRGIVLRDSRTNELIENISIYRISYCTADKAHDKVFAYIAQSQLNESLECHAFLCTKRKMAQAVTLTVAQAFRVAFEFWQAAKEEKEKRERSILAAEGTSSPGSAAPAHPATPPAMGNLLDFGDPGRASLGSSTGCPGLDNSSFGPSPSVNNNVLWEMDDGLDEAFSRLAQSRTNPQELDTGLSAQEVQSAEPVSPVSPVSPVSPVSPVSPRKGLEPSTADRDELFMF, encoded by the exons atgGACGCGCTGCGCTCGGCGGGCCGGGCGCTGCTGCGGAGCCCCAGCGGGCACAGAGCGGCCTGGGCCGGCGGCCGGCACCGCA agctgcccgAGAACTGGACAGACACGCGGGAGACGCTGCTGGAGGGGATGCTCTTCAGCCTCAAGTACCTGGGCATGACCCtggtggagcagcccaagggcGAGGAGCTCTCTGCAGCCGCTGTCAAGAGGATCGTGGCCACC GCAAAAGCGAGTGGGAAGAAGCTGCAGAAAGTGACGCTGAAGGTGTCACCCCGCGGGATTGTGCTGAGGGACAGCAGGACCAACGAGCTCATCGAGAACATCTCCATTTACAg GATCTCCTACTGCACGGCAGACAAGGCCCACGACAAAGTGTTTGCCTACATtgcccagagccagctgaacgagAGCCTGGAGTGCCACGCCTTCCTGTGCACCAAGAGGAAGATG GCCCAGGCTGTCACCCTCACCGTGGCCCAGGCCTTCAGAGTCGCCTTTGAGTTCTGGCAGGCAGCGAAGGAAG agaaggagaagagggaaAGGTCCATCCTGGCAGCAGAAGGGACGAGCAGCCCcggctcagcagctcctgcccatcCTGCCACAC ctccagccatgggGAActtgctggattttggggaccctggcagagcctccctgggcagcagcacggggtgcccagggctggacaACAGCAGCTTTGGGCCCAGCCCCTCGGTCAACAACAACGTGCTCTGG GAAATGGACGATGGTCTGGACGAGGCGTTTTCAAG GCTGGCGCAGTCGAGGACGAACCCACAGGAGTTGGACACGGGGCTGTCGGCCCAGGAGGTGCAGAGCGCCGagcccgtgtcccccgtgtcccccgtgtcccccgtgtcccccgtgtcccccgtgtccccccggaaggggctggagcccagcacagccgACAGGGACGAGCTGTTCATGTTCTGA